In Leptospira ellinghausenii, a single window of DNA contains:
- a CDS encoding SH3 domain-containing protein, translating to MKNHYWIIILISIFFNIVCKENVEQKVDKESEHFYNIAKPNLNIRSEPNEISQKIGSIEFGKIVTVISKEKIPAKINNINGHWVKIQYKGSTGWVFDSFLSKELHSFYLVDKIIKTEKAPSNSYSYILKSTDDFEEKCNEEFDSKFCFFIISDDKNYNSQVFEKIYPLYWDKNDNLIGIRKYDDNDNTHIDYFRFNKSNKFKPEELLSYSYIKNNDSSLQLPEEYIDYSFKYLEKVCKDSNCFYFIKPTNSTEVILEYIKAGIKHTILKIENDSDFKLETSPENATFYSSNKKFEIDFINYKIKEL from the coding sequence ATGAAAAACCACTATTGGATAATAATCTTAATTTCTATTTTCTTTAATATTGTATGTAAAGAAAATGTTGAACAAAAAGTAGATAAAGAATCTGAACATTTTTATAATATTGCCAAACCAAATCTAAACATAAGGAGCGAACCTAATGAAATTTCTCAAAAAATAGGTTCTATTGAATTTGGAAAAATTGTTACCGTTATTAGCAAAGAAAAAATTCCTGCTAAAATTAACAATATCAACGGACATTGGGTTAAAATACAATACAAAGGTTCAACTGGTTGGGTTTTCGATTCTTTTCTTTCAAAAGAATTACATAGTTTTTATTTAGTCGATAAAATTATTAAAACGGAGAAAGCTCCCTCCAATTCTTATTCTTATATCCTAAAAAGCACAGATGATTTCGAAGAAAAATGTAACGAAGAATTCGATTCAAAATTTTGTTTTTTTATAATCTCAGATGATAAGAATTATAATTCTCAGGTTTTCGAAAAAATATATCCTCTATATTGGGACAAGAATGATAATCTTATCGGTATAAGAAAATATGATGATAATGACAATACTCATATTGATTATTTTAGATTTAATAAATCAAACAAATTCAAGCCAGAAGAATTACTTAGCTACTCCTATATTAAAAACAATGATTCATCTCTTCAACTTCCAGAAGAATACATTGATTATAGTTTTAAATATTTAGAAAAAGTCTGCAAAGATTCAAATTGTTTTTATTTTATCAAGCCAACTAACTCAACTGAAGTTATACTTGAATATATAAAAGCTGGAATCAAACATACTATTTTAAAAATAGAAAATGATTCCGATTTTAAACTTGAAACTAGTCCAGAAAATGCGACCTTCTACTCATCAAACAAAAAGTTTGAAATCGATTTTATCAATTACAAAATTAAAGAACTCTAG
- a CDS encoding nucleotidyltransferase family protein yields MKVESKKELIEELTKIKPILNNNFGVLKIGIFGSFAKDKVNSDSDVDLLVEMKSPDFDSFVGLKIFLEKLFERNVDIIRKRNQIKPSFLNRIQKDIINV; encoded by the coding sequence ATGAAAGTTGAATCCAAAAAAGAATTGATTGAGGAATTAACGAAAATCAAACCAATTCTCAATAATAATTTTGGTGTTCTGAAAATCGGAATTTTTGGATCTTTTGCAAAAGATAAAGTTAATTCTGATAGCGATGTTGACTTACTCGTTGAAATGAAAAGTCCCGATTTTGATTCTTTTGTAGGTTTAAAAATATTTTTAGAAAAACTTTTTGAAAGAAATGTAGACATTATTAGAAAAAGAAATCAAATTAAGCCTTCTTTTCTAAATAGAATTCAGAAAGATATTATAAATGTCTGA
- a CDS encoding HepT-like ribonuclease domain-containing protein, whose amino-acid sequence MSEEIYERFEFIQESIVIIQTRFEKIKFPDDLINSNDGITILDSIAMRIQAIGDNIKSVVKLDDKFLNKYPDTDWEKIMKMRDVISHHYEGLDHEIIFNICKNKIPELKQSVEFILKLRNGV is encoded by the coding sequence ATGTCTGAAGAAATCTATGAAAGGTTTGAATTTATTCAAGAATCGATCGTAATCATTCAAACTAGATTCGAAAAAATAAAATTCCCTGATGATCTTATTAATTCCAATGATGGAATTACAATTCTAGATTCAATTGCAATGAGAATACAAGCAATCGGAGATAATATTAAATCTGTTGTAAAATTAGACGATAAATTTCTAAATAAATATCCAGATACAGATTGGGAAAAAATTATGAAAATGAGAGATGTAATCTCCCATCATTATGAAGGTCTTGACCACGAAATAATTTTTAATATCTGTAAAAACAAAATACCCGAATTAAAACAATCTGTCGAATTTATACTGAAACTACGAAACGGCGTATAA
- a CDS encoding SH3 domain-containing protein gives MLNKKILILTFLFGCLITQNFKQDNYVKVNPGKFHYVSAISGLNIRKQPDKNSEKYTKLNSGKIIKVDSTTNKVENIDNTVGEWVKIRFDNNFYYAFSPYLKESSSLVEDLYNLNSKDLFQFINSKLKQRRQPTEIDWDDFKNKPIFLNKILQFENYILISISPTEENCSKYKYSDCMNFILKNEKLIFTDLDIGISTGDPYQLSNNYVQLSYYGGEGGDCNFYSFFGTINTFSINLKNFDVIEEYTEQTNKCKNKCPCNPSEEIKKVERSYKIIKSNKNYTDREMKKIFDSI, from the coding sequence ATGTTAAATAAGAAAATTCTAATCCTAACCTTCCTCTTTGGATGTTTGATTACACAAAACTTTAAACAAGACAATTATGTAAAAGTTAATCCAGGTAAATTTCATTACGTTTCTGCTATTTCAGGACTAAATATAAGAAAACAGCCTGATAAAAATTCAGAAAAATATACTAAATTAAATAGCGGAAAAATTATCAAAGTTGATAGCACAACGAATAAAGTTGAAAATATAGATAATACCGTAGGCGAATGGGTGAAGATTAGATTTGATAACAACTTTTATTATGCATTTTCTCCATATTTAAAAGAATCTTCTTCTCTTGTTGAAGACTTATATAATTTAAATTCAAAAGACTTATTTCAATTTATAAATTCGAAATTAAAACAAAGACGCCAACCTACCGAAATTGACTGGGACGATTTTAAAAATAAACCGATTTTCTTAAATAAGATTTTGCAATTTGAAAATTATATCCTGATTTCAATTTCACCTACTGAAGAAAATTGCTCAAAATACAAGTATTCCGATTGCATGAATTTTATTCTTAAAAACGAAAAATTGATTTTTACAGATTTAGATATTGGTATCTCTACAGGTGATCCTTATCAACTATCTAATAATTATGTTCAACTTTCTTATTATGGCGGCGAAGGTGGTGATTGTAATTTCTATTCCTTCTTTGGCACTATCAATACTTTTAGCATTAATCTTAAGAATTTTGATGTCATCGAAGAATATACAGAACAAACAAATAAATGTAAAAATAAATGTCCATGCAATCCAAGTGAAGAAATTAAGAAAGTAGAAAGATCTTATAAAATAATCAAATCCAATAAAAATTACACTGACAGAGAAATGAAAAAAATCTTTGATTCAATTTAA